One genomic region from Actinocatenispora thailandica encodes:
- a CDS encoding carbohydrate ABC transporter permease: protein MTATMERPTTTVHTRRKRRRLADGPLSTRIILTAVLGLISIYFLVPVYWLIVSATKNSTDLFGSFGLWFAHPQLLSNLGDLFSFDSHIYLRWGLNSIVYAGGGALVATALAAGAGYGLARFSFRGREAVFNTILAGVMLPQTALALPLYLLFTQADLANSYWAVLLPSFVSPFGVYLCRIYADAAVPPGLLEAARIDGASEFAIFRRIVLRIMSPALVTVFLFQFVGIWNNYFLPLVMLSDTKLYPITLGLTSWQGFASRQPLLYQLEVGGALVSVIPLMILIVVLQRFWRSGLTEGSVKA, encoded by the coding sequence ATGACCGCCACGATGGAACGGCCGACCACGACCGTCCACACCCGACGGAAGCGGCGCCGGCTCGCCGACGGCCCGCTGTCCACCCGGATCATCCTGACCGCGGTGCTCGGCCTGATCTCGATCTACTTCCTGGTCCCGGTCTACTGGCTGATCGTGTCCGCGACGAAGAACAGCACCGACCTGTTCGGCAGCTTCGGGCTCTGGTTCGCCCACCCGCAGCTGCTCAGCAACCTCGGCGACCTGTTCTCCTTCGACAGCCACATCTACCTGCGCTGGGGGCTGAACAGCATCGTGTACGCCGGTGGCGGCGCGCTGGTGGCCACCGCACTCGCCGCGGGCGCCGGCTACGGCCTGGCCCGGTTCTCGTTCCGCGGCCGGGAGGCGGTGTTCAACACCATCCTGGCCGGCGTGATGCTGCCGCAGACCGCGCTCGCGCTGCCGCTCTACCTGCTGTTCACCCAGGCGGACCTGGCCAACTCGTACTGGGCGGTGCTGCTGCCCAGCTTCGTCAGCCCGTTCGGCGTGTACCTGTGCCGGATCTACGCCGACGCGGCCGTCCCGCCGGGGCTGCTGGAGGCGGCCCGGATCGACGGCGCCAGCGAGTTCGCCATCTTCCGCCGGATCGTGCTGCGGATCATGTCGCCGGCGCTGGTGACGGTGTTCCTGTTCCAGTTCGTCGGGATCTGGAACAACTACTTCCTTCCGCTGGTGATGCTGTCCGACACCAAGCTCTACCCGATCACGCTGGGGCTCACCTCGTGGCAGGGCTTCGCGTCCCGGCAACCGCTGCTGTACCAGCTGGAGGTCGGCGGCGCGCTGGTGTCGGTGATCCCGCTGATGATCCTGATCGTGGTGCTGCAACGGTTCTGGCGGTCCGGACTGACCGAGGGAAGTGTCAAGGCGTGA
- a CDS encoding beta-galactosidase — protein sequence MSGGDDRMAAVRAKLGRIGYGADYNPEHWPQPVRDEDLTLMADAGVSLVTAGIFSWAEVEPREGEYDFGYFDATMDGLAETGVSVCLATMTASPPPWLSHRYPETLPRTAAGTILSPGGRQHFCPSSPVYREHAGRLVEQLATRYANHPALALWHVGNEFACHIRACYCDVSAADFRRWLIEKYGDIDALNAAWSTTFWAQRYADFAEILPPRVAPTFPNPAQQIDFARFSSDAQLDCYLAEKAILRRLTPDVPVTTNYVGLVQKALDWYRWAPHQDVAAIDSYPDPYDPRAHVEAAFSYDLIRSVKGGQPWLLLEQAPSAVNWRERNAPKAPGLMRLWSWQAVAQGADAVVFFQWRQTAGGAEKFHSAMVPHGGTNTRTWREARALGHELASVPELAGSTVRAEVALLHDWNSWWGLELDSHPSADLNLLDAHLAHYGPLFDAHVTCDVVHPSGDLSGYRLVVVPNLYLLDAADAARLTSYVEGGGILVVSFFSGIVDPDDRAHLGGHPAPLREVLGLRVDEFWPLPTGGTVGLAAPALSTPDARGTIWSEWIEPEGAEVVATFADGELAGRPAITRHRYGAGTAWYLGTRPDPATLRALFDRVLAEAGTTAPIPGLPPSVQATRRRSADADYLFLLNHGTEPVTVSLPQPAVDLLTDRNAPVRAVTLAARGVAVLRG from the coding sequence ATGAGCGGCGGCGACGACCGGATGGCCGCGGTACGGGCGAAGCTGGGCCGGATCGGCTACGGCGCCGACTACAACCCGGAGCACTGGCCGCAGCCGGTACGCGACGAGGACCTGACGCTGATGGCCGACGCCGGCGTCTCGCTGGTCACCGCGGGCATCTTCTCCTGGGCGGAGGTCGAGCCGCGCGAGGGGGAGTACGACTTCGGCTACTTCGACGCCACGATGGACGGGCTGGCCGAGACCGGGGTGTCGGTGTGCCTGGCCACCATGACCGCCTCACCGCCGCCGTGGCTGTCCCACCGGTACCCGGAGACGCTGCCGCGCACCGCGGCCGGCACGATCCTGTCGCCCGGCGGCCGGCAGCACTTCTGCCCGTCCAGCCCGGTGTACCGGGAGCACGCCGGGCGGCTGGTCGAGCAGCTCGCCACCCGGTACGCGAACCATCCGGCGCTGGCGCTGTGGCACGTCGGCAACGAGTTCGCCTGCCACATCCGGGCCTGCTACTGCGACGTGTCGGCGGCCGACTTCCGCCGCTGGCTGATCGAGAAGTACGGCGACATCGACGCGCTCAACGCCGCCTGGTCGACCACGTTCTGGGCCCAGCGGTACGCCGACTTCGCCGAGATCCTGCCGCCGCGGGTGGCGCCGACCTTCCCGAACCCGGCGCAGCAGATCGACTTCGCCCGGTTCTCCTCCGACGCGCAGCTCGACTGCTACCTGGCCGAGAAGGCGATCCTGCGCCGGCTCACCCCGGACGTACCGGTCACCACCAACTACGTCGGGCTGGTGCAGAAGGCGCTCGACTGGTACCGCTGGGCGCCGCACCAGGACGTCGCGGCGATCGACTCGTACCCCGATCCGTACGATCCGCGGGCGCACGTCGAGGCGGCGTTCTCCTACGACCTGATCCGGTCGGTCAAGGGCGGCCAGCCGTGGCTGCTGCTGGAGCAGGCGCCGTCCGCGGTGAACTGGCGGGAACGCAACGCGCCCAAGGCGCCGGGCCTGATGCGGCTGTGGAGTTGGCAGGCGGTCGCGCAGGGCGCCGACGCGGTGGTGTTCTTCCAGTGGCGGCAGACCGCCGGCGGCGCGGAGAAGTTCCACTCCGCGATGGTGCCGCACGGCGGCACGAACACCCGCACCTGGCGGGAGGCGCGGGCGCTCGGCCACGAGCTGGCCTCGGTACCGGAGCTGGCCGGGTCGACGGTGCGCGCCGAGGTGGCGCTGCTGCACGACTGGAACTCCTGGTGGGGGCTGGAACTCGACTCGCACCCGTCCGCTGACCTGAACCTGCTGGACGCGCACCTGGCGCACTACGGGCCGCTGTTCGACGCGCACGTGACCTGCGACGTGGTGCATCCGTCCGGGGACCTGTCCGGTTACCGGCTGGTCGTGGTGCCCAACCTCTACCTGCTGGACGCCGCCGACGCGGCCCGGTTGACGTCCTATGTGGAGGGCGGCGGCATCCTCGTGGTCTCGTTCTTCTCCGGCATCGTGGATCCGGACGACCGGGCCCACCTCGGTGGCCACCCGGCGCCGCTGCGCGAGGTACTCGGGCTCCGGGTCGACGAGTTCTGGCCGCTGCCCACCGGCGGCACCGTCGGTCTCGCCGCGCCCGCACTGTCGACGCCGGACGCTCGCGGCACGATCTGGTCCGAGTGGATCGAACCGGAGGGCGCCGAGGTCGTCGCGACCTTCGCGGACGGCGAACTGGCGGGCCGCCCGGCGATCACCCGGCACCGGTACGGCGCCGGCACCGCCTGGTACCTCGGCACCCGCCCCGATCCGGCCACCCTGCGGGCGCTGTTCGACCGGGTGCTGGCGGAGGCCGGGACCACCGCGCCGATTCCGGGGCTGCCGCCGTCGGTGCAGGCCACCCGCCGGCGCTCCGCCGACGCGGACTACCTGTTCCTGCTCAACCACGGCACCGAGCCGGTCACGGTGTCGCTGCCGCAGCCCGCGGTCGACCTGCTGACCGACCGGAACGCCCCGGTACGGGCGGTGACGCTCGCCGCGCGGGGTGTCGCGGTACTGCGCGGCTGA